Proteins from one Arsenophonus apicola genomic window:
- the gpsA gene encoding NAD(P)H-dependent glycerol-3-phosphate dehydrogenase produces the protein MNTVSMTVIGAGSYGTALAITLARNGHRVLLWGHDPQHIKKLQQDRCNHAFLPDVPFPDNLLPEACLKTAITSSSNILIVIPSHVFNQVLQNIQPYLTPQSRIIWATKGLEHGTGRLLQDVAREILGDKIPLAVLSGPTFAKELAAGLPTAIAVAASNARFSEELQQLFHCGKSFRVYKNPDMIGVQLGGAVKNVIAIGAGMSDGMGFGANARTALITRGLAEISRLGVAMGAQPSTFMGMAGLGDLVLTCTDNQSRNRRFGMLLGQGIQTEEAEKQIGQVVEGYLNTKEVYALAQRVGVEMPITEQIYQVLYGNKNVLEAANTLLSRATKDEINDTDAF, from the coding sequence ATGAACACTGTTTCGATGACAGTTATCGGTGCCGGCTCTTATGGCACCGCATTAGCCATTACACTTGCCCGTAATGGCCACCGCGTTTTACTTTGGGGACATGATCCTCAGCATATTAAAAAATTACAACAAGACCGCTGCAACCACGCATTTTTACCTGACGTTCCATTCCCAGACAATTTGTTACCTGAAGCTTGCTTGAAGACAGCAATAACCTCAAGTAGCAATATATTGATCGTCATCCCAAGCCATGTTTTTAATCAAGTTTTGCAAAATATCCAACCTTACTTGACGCCACAATCACGCATTATTTGGGCAACAAAAGGGTTAGAACATGGTACTGGACGCCTGTTACAAGACGTTGCCCGCGAAATACTAGGTGACAAAATTCCACTCGCTGTCCTTTCCGGCCCAACCTTCGCCAAAGAATTAGCTGCCGGCTTACCGACAGCCATTGCGGTAGCCGCCTCTAATGCGCGATTTAGTGAAGAGCTACAGCAACTTTTCCATTGTGGTAAAAGTTTTCGCGTCTATAAAAATCCAGATATGATCGGTGTTCAGTTAGGTGGGGCGGTCAAAAACGTCATCGCGATTGGTGCAGGTATGTCCGATGGTATGGGATTTGGTGCCAATGCTCGCACAGCTTTGATCACCCGAGGATTAGCCGAAATTAGCCGTTTAGGCGTCGCTATGGGTGCCCAACCCTCAACATTTATGGGAATGGCTGGTTTAGGAGACCTGGTTTTGACATGTACCGACAATCAATCGCGTAATCGCCGCTTTGGCATGCTACTCGGCCAAGGTATACAGACTGAAGAGGCAGAAAAACAGATTGGTCAGGTAGTTGAAGGTTACTTAAATACCAAAGAAGTCTATGCATTAGCGCAACGTGTTGGCGTAGAAATGCCAATTACCGAGCAGATCTATCAAGTTCTATACGGCAATAAAAATGTACTTGAAGCGGCAAATACATTACTTAGCCGCGCAACTAAAGATGAGATTAATGATACAGATGCTTTTTAA
- the secB gene encoding protein-export chaperone SecB, giving the protein MSEKSHEEMVFQIQRIYTKDISFETPSAPSIFQQEWQPEVKLDLDTSSSELAEQVYEVILRVTVTATVADETAFLCEVQQAGIFSIDGIEQSQMAHCLGAYCPNILFPYARECITNLVSRGTFPQLNLAPVNFDALFMNYLQQQHTAQTENSAKHQEA; this is encoded by the coding sequence ATGTCAGAAAAAAGTCATGAAGAGATGGTATTTCAAATCCAGCGAATTTACACCAAAGATATCTCATTTGAAACACCAAGTGCCCCTAGTATTTTTCAGCAAGAGTGGCAACCGGAAGTCAAATTAGATTTAGACACCTCGTCTAGTGAATTGGCCGAGCAAGTTTATGAAGTTATCTTACGCGTCACCGTTACTGCCACCGTCGCTGATGAAACCGCTTTCCTTTGCGAAGTGCAACAAGCTGGCATATTTTCTATTGATGGTATCGAACAAAGCCAGATGGCTCATTGTTTAGGCGCTTACTGTCCAAATATTTTATTTCCCTATGCGCGCGAATGTATTACCAATTTAGTTAGCCGTGGAACTTTTCCTCAACTAAACTTAGCACCTGTTAATTTTGATGCCTTGTTTATGAACTATCTACAACAACAGCATACCGCCCAAACTGAAAATTCGGCAAAACATCAGGAAGCTTAA
- a CDS encoding rhodanese-like domain-containing protein, whose protein sequence is MMQEIMQFISRHPILSLAWIALLIAVIILTFKGLFAKTKNITRAQAIQLINKEEAITIDLRSRDDFRKGHIIDSINLTPSEIKDNNIGELEKHKQKPIIVVSANGMEAFKPAEQLVQYGFERVFILKEGITGWSSENLPLARGKK, encoded by the coding sequence ATGATGCAAGAAATCATGCAATTTATTAGCCGACATCCAATACTCAGTCTGGCCTGGATCGCTTTGTTGATCGCTGTGATTATTTTAACCTTTAAGGGTTTGTTCGCCAAAACAAAAAACATCACCCGTGCCCAAGCGATACAACTCATTAATAAAGAAGAAGCGATCACTATTGATTTACGATCCCGTGACGATTTTCGTAAAGGACACATTATTGATTCAATTAACCTGACTCCATCAGAAATTAAAGACAATAATATCGGAGAATTGGAAAAACATAAGCAAAAACCCATTATTGTTGTCTCAGCAAATGGCATGGAAGCATTTAAACCTGCTGAACAACTGGTGCAATATGGTTTTGAACGTGTCTTTATTCTAAAAGAGGGAATTACAGGCTGGTCTAGCGAAAATTTACCTCTGGCTCGCGGTAAAAAGTAA
- the envC gene encoding murein hydrolase activator EnvC yields MNNTSRYGLILILLALLKRVVVKPLLFVSLFFIWPSITLANPISDNKVKLKDLLSNIAEKERSVKQQQAERNHLLDQLKSQEKSIAAAGRALHETRKKLSQLAKELTQLNENISRLQQQKQMHELLLAKQLDAAFRLGQQKGIELLFKGEQGQREERILAYYSYLNEAREQTIIKLQQTTTLLAEQKQQKQQKQLAQKKNLAKQDQEKKTLDSAQDARKKTLLSLESTLKADQKSLAVMKRNETLLRSKIAKAERDAKVRAEREAKEAARILAKQRQAQQKGTTYRPTEDERALMARTGGLGRPVGQALWPVHGQILHHYGDSISDELRWKGMVINAAEGTEVKAISAGRVLLADWLQGYGLVVVIDHGQGDMSLYGYNQSALVNVGQQVRSGQPVALVGSSGGQQRSSLYFEIRRQGKTVNPQPWLGR; encoded by the coding sequence ATGAACAATACCAGCCGATATGGTTTAATCCTAATCCTTTTGGCTCTACTAAAGAGAGTAGTGGTTAAGCCATTACTTTTTGTCTCGCTATTTTTTATCTGGCCATCAATTACCCTTGCCAATCCCATCAGTGACAATAAAGTAAAACTGAAAGATCTGTTATCAAATATTGCAGAAAAAGAGAGAAGTGTTAAACAGCAGCAAGCTGAGAGAAACCATTTACTCGATCAATTGAAAAGTCAGGAAAAAAGTATCGCTGCCGCTGGACGTGCATTACATGAAACACGTAAAAAACTTTCGCAGTTAGCAAAAGAACTGACGCAATTAAATGAAAATATTAGCCGTTTACAACAGCAAAAACAGATGCATGAATTATTGTTAGCTAAGCAGCTCGATGCTGCGTTTCGATTAGGCCAGCAAAAAGGGATTGAATTGTTGTTTAAAGGTGAACAAGGGCAACGAGAAGAGCGTATTTTAGCCTATTATAGCTACTTAAATGAAGCCAGAGAGCAAACGATTATTAAATTGCAGCAAACAACGACCTTACTCGCTGAGCAGAAACAACAGAAACAGCAAAAGCAATTGGCACAGAAAAAAAACTTAGCCAAACAAGATCAAGAAAAGAAAACGCTCGATTCGGCACAGGATGCTAGAAAGAAAACCCTGTTATCGTTGGAATCGACGCTAAAAGCGGATCAAAAAAGTTTGGCGGTGATGAAACGTAATGAAACACTATTGCGTAGTAAAATTGCCAAGGCTGAGCGAGACGCAAAAGTTAGGGCGGAAAGGGAAGCGAAAGAGGCTGCGCGTATTCTAGCAAAACAACGGCAGGCGCAGCAAAAAGGAACCACTTATCGTCCAACCGAAGATGAACGGGCTTTGATGGCACGTACTGGAGGTTTAGGCCGTCCTGTTGGTCAGGCTCTATGGCCAGTTCACGGCCAGATCCTGCATCACTATGGTGACAGTATCTCCGATGAATTACGCTGGAAAGGGATGGTGATCAATGCCGCTGAAGGAACAGAGGTTAAAGCCATTTCTGCCGGCCGTGTTTTACTTGCTGACTGGCTACAAGGCTATGGTTTGGTAGTGGTTATTGATCATGGTCAGGGAGATATGAGTTTATATGGTTATAACCAGAGTGCATTGGTGAATGTGGGTCAACAGGTTCGGTCAGGTCAGCCTGTTGCGTTAGTGGGTAGCAGTGGTGGACAGCAGCGCTCCTCGCTTTATTTTGAGATCCGCCGTCAAGGTAAAACCGTTAATCCACAGCCTTGGTTAGGGAGATAA
- a CDS encoding divergent polysaccharide deacetylase family protein has product MLKRIVLIIMALMLLVSGQVNAGKLAIVIDDIGYRKKEDNQILALPVAISIAILPDSPYGREMAEKANQQGREILIHMPMKPISQQPLEKNTLTPQMSANEIEQKIVAAIKQVPYAKGMNNHMGSAMMANLVAMKNVMQVLSHYDLYFLDSVTTANTKVNEAAKIFALPTMRRNVFLDHLKTETQIRKQFAHAISLARKQGSSIVIGHPYPATIQVLQQTLFELPSDIELVAVGKLLNNTIKDKLTIQTVGQDQEKVPAQPVELQKAVIGYCKISPVTKALSGIDLMIYIVDAIYHDPDLKKLFTEQRKPLFSKNISLSQ; this is encoded by the coding sequence GTGCTAAAACGGATTGTTTTGATCATCATGGCGCTAATGTTACTTGTCAGTGGACAAGTCAATGCTGGAAAATTGGCCATTGTGATTGATGATATTGGTTATCGTAAAAAGGAAGATAATCAGATATTAGCTTTGCCGGTGGCAATTTCTATAGCCATTTTACCAGACTCTCCTTATGGCAGAGAAATGGCCGAAAAAGCCAATCAACAAGGGCGAGAGATTTTAATCCATATGCCCATGAAACCGATTAGCCAGCAACCTCTTGAAAAAAATACCTTAACGCCGCAAATGAGTGCCAATGAAATAGAGCAGAAGATTGTCGCTGCCATTAAGCAAGTACCATATGCTAAAGGTATGAATAATCATATGGGTAGTGCGATGATGGCTAATTTAGTGGCTATGAAAAATGTTATGCAAGTGCTCTCGCATTACGATCTCTATTTTCTCGATAGTGTGACGACAGCAAACACTAAGGTCAATGAAGCAGCTAAAATTTTTGCGCTGCCAACCATGCGTCGCAATGTTTTTTTAGATCATCTAAAAACAGAAACACAAATTCGTAAACAGTTTGCCCATGCTATTTCATTAGCCCGTAAACAGGGTAGTAGTATTGTTATTGGCCATCCTTATCCTGCTACCATTCAAGTATTACAACAAACATTATTTGAGTTACCTAGCGATATTGAGCTCGTGGCGGTTGGTAAACTACTTAACAATACGATAAAAGATAAATTAACTATTCAAACGGTTGGACAAGATCAGGAGAAAGTTCCAGCGCAACCTGTGGAATTACAGAAAGCCGTCATCGGTTACTGCAAAATATCACCAGTAACAAAAGCATTATCAGGTATTGATTTAATGATATATATTGTGGATGCTATTTATCATGATCCTGACTTAAAAAAATTATTTACTGAACAGAGGAAACCGCTGTTTAGTAAAAATATTTCATTATCTCAATAA
- the rfaD gene encoding ADP-glyceromanno-heptose 6-epimerase produces the protein MIIVTGGAGFIGSNIVKALNDIGRSDILVVDNLKNGAKFVNLVDLDIADYLDKEDFIASIMAGDNLGNVDAIFHEGACSSTTEWNGQYMMNNNYEYSKELLHYCIERDIAFLYASSAATYGGRSDHFIEERQYEKPLNVYGYSKFLFDQYVRKVLPQITSQVCGFRYFNVYGPREGHKGSMASVAFHLNSQINQGQKPKLFAGSEKFKRDFIHVSDVAAVNLWCWQNKISGIFNCGTGKADSFQAVADAVIAFHQEKNLLVEYIAFPDKLKGCYQAFTEADLSKLRAAGYDKPFKTVAEGVANYMQWLNCDD, from the coding sequence ATGATCATAGTCACGGGTGGTGCTGGTTTTATTGGCAGCAATATTGTTAAAGCACTGAATGATATAGGACGTAGTGACATTCTGGTGGTCGATAATCTTAAAAATGGGGCTAAATTTGTCAATTTAGTCGATTTAGATATTGCAGATTATCTCGACAAAGAAGATTTTATTGCCAGTATTATGGCTGGTGATAATCTGGGTAATGTTGATGCGATTTTTCATGAAGGTGCTTGTTCATCAACCACTGAGTGGAATGGTCAGTATATGATGAATAATAACTATGAATATTCGAAAGAGTTACTTCATTACTGTATTGAACGGGATATTGCGTTTTTGTATGCTTCTTCAGCGGCGACTTATGGTGGGCGTAGTGATCATTTTATTGAAGAGCGGCAATATGAAAAGCCTTTGAATGTATATGGCTATTCCAAGTTTTTATTTGATCAATATGTCCGCAAAGTTTTACCGCAAATCACCTCACAGGTATGTGGATTCCGCTATTTTAATGTTTATGGTCCACGTGAAGGTCATAAGGGGAGTATGGCAAGCGTCGCTTTCCATTTAAATAGCCAGATTAATCAAGGGCAAAAGCCAAAACTTTTTGCGGGTAGTGAGAAATTCAAACGCGATTTTATTCATGTAAGTGATGTAGCGGCGGTTAATTTATGGTGTTGGCAAAATAAAATCTCCGGCATATTTAACTGTGGTACCGGTAAGGCTGATTCTTTTCAGGCGGTAGCCGATGCGGTAATTGCTTTTCATCAAGAAAAAAATCTTTTAGTGGAATATATTGCCTTTCCAGATAAATTAAAAGGTTGCTATCAAGCATTTACCGAAGCAGATCTCAGCAAATTACGTGCTGCAGGTTACGATAAACCGTTCAAAACCGTAGCGGAAGGGGTTGCTAATTACATGCAATGGTTAAATTGCGATGATTAA
- the rfaF gene encoding ADP-heptose--LPS heptosyltransferase RfaF — MKILVVGPSWVGDMMMSQSLYRTLKTLHPEAEIDVMAPDLCRPLLNKMPEVNQAISMPLGHGRLALSVRRQLGIHLRTQRYDQAYILPNSFKSALVPFFAQIPIRTGWRGEMRYWLLNDIRVLDKAAFPQMVQRYVALAYKKDSVNNADELPKPILWPQLSVTETEISQSKRIFHIPEQLPIIGFCPGAEFGPAKRWPAYHYAELAQLLFVAHGYQILIFGSQKDRRIGEDIRQSLSVDCRQHCFNLAGKTTLEQAVNLLASCRAVVSNDSGLMHIAAALNRPLVALYGPSSPDFTPPLSNRVEIIRLITGYHKVRKGSAESGYHQSLIDIKPERVFTALTKLLAESQ, encoded by the coding sequence ATGAAGATATTGGTCGTTGGCCCTTCATGGGTGGGTGATATGATGATGTCGCAGAGTCTTTATCGTACTTTGAAGACCCTACACCCAGAGGCAGAAATTGATGTTATGGCACCTGATTTGTGCCGGCCACTATTAAATAAAATGCCTGAAGTCAACCAGGCCATATCGATGCCTTTGGGCCATGGTCGTTTAGCTCTTAGTGTACGTCGTCAGCTTGGTATTCATTTACGTACTCAACGTTATGATCAAGCCTATATTTTACCTAACTCTTTTAAATCTGCGCTGGTGCCCTTTTTTGCTCAAATACCAATACGGACAGGATGGCGCGGTGAGATGCGCTATTGGTTGCTGAATGATATTCGCGTATTGGATAAAGCCGCTTTTCCACAAATGGTTCAGCGTTATGTTGCTTTGGCTTATAAAAAAGATTCAGTTAACAACGCCGATGAGCTCCCTAAACCAATTTTATGGCCGCAACTTTCCGTGACAGAAACGGAAATTAGCCAGAGTAAACGCATTTTTCATATTCCAGAGCAATTACCTATTATTGGCTTTTGTCCAGGTGCAGAATTTGGGCCAGCTAAACGCTGGCCAGCTTACCATTATGCTGAGTTAGCGCAATTATTGTTTGTTGCTCACGGTTATCAAATTTTAATCTTTGGCTCACAAAAAGATCGTCGTATCGGTGAAGATATTCGACAATCGCTTTCTGTCGATTGTCGGCAACATTGTTTTAATCTGGCCGGTAAAACAACCCTTGAGCAGGCGGTTAATCTATTGGCATCTTGCCGAGCGGTAGTTAGTAATGATTCAGGTTTAATGCATATTGCAGCAGCATTAAATCGACCGCTGGTGGCGCTTTATGGGCCAAGTAGCCCTGATTTTACGCCTCCTTTATCAAATCGGGTAGAAATTATCCGTTTAATAACTGGCTATCATAAAGTTAGGAAAGGGAGCGCAGAGAGTGGTTATCATCAAAGTTTGATTGATATAAAACCTGAACGCGTGTTTACCGCATTAACTAAGTTATTGGCGGAGAGTCAGTAA
- the rfaC gene encoding lipopolysaccharide heptosyltransferase RfaC, translating to MKVLIVKTSSMGDVLHTLPALTDAVRHYPDVQFDWVVEENFTEIPHWHSAVKRVIPVAIRRWRKNWLAKSVRQQRAVFRAELQQQKYDAIIDAQGLLKSAFLITRIARGVSHGYDWKSAREPLASLFYDCCYRVNKQLHAVERIRQLFAESLHYSKPTIAGDYGIAPYFSSPVLAKENAAYIIFFHATTRDEKHWPESHWRQLITAVQAKGLTVKLPWATALEHQRALRLAAGFKHVEVLPKLSLNQLAEQIVAAKAVVSVDTGLSHLTAALSKANITLYGPTDPGLIGGYGEAQQAIISVDGNMATIEPNEVYQQLILKIDSKW from the coding sequence ATGAAAGTGTTGATCGTTAAAACCTCGTCGATGGGTGATGTATTACATACTTTACCCGCACTGACTGATGCAGTCAGACACTATCCTGATGTCCAGTTTGATTGGGTTGTTGAAGAAAATTTTACCGAAATTCCACACTGGCATTCTGCCGTTAAGCGAGTCATTCCGGTAGCTATTCGTCGCTGGCGAAAAAACTGGTTGGCAAAATCTGTCAGGCAGCAAAGAGCAGTTTTCCGTGCTGAATTACAACAGCAAAAGTACGATGCCATAATCGATGCACAAGGATTGTTGAAAAGTGCCTTTTTGATCACACGCATAGCTCGTGGTGTAAGTCATGGTTATGATTGGAAAAGTGCTCGCGAGCCGTTAGCAAGTCTATTTTATGATTGTTGCTATCGTGTCAATAAACAACTGCACGCGGTTGAACGTATCAGACAATTATTTGCCGAGAGTTTACATTATAGTAAACCAACTATTGCTGGTGATTATGGTATTGCACCCTATTTTTCGTCACCGGTTTTGGCAAAGGAAAACGCTGCTTACATTATTTTCTTCCATGCTACCACACGTGACGAAAAGCATTGGCCGGAATCTCATTGGCGACAATTGATCACCGCTGTACAAGCGAAAGGATTAACGGTTAAATTACCGTGGGCAACGGCTCTGGAGCATCAACGTGCTCTAAGGCTTGCTGCCGGTTTTAAGCATGTAGAAGTTTTGCCCAAACTTTCATTAAACCAATTAGCTGAACAAATTGTCGCAGCCAAAGCGGTAGTCTCCGTTGATACAGGTTTAAGCCATTTAACTGCCGCACTAAGCAAAGCGAATATTACCCTCTATGGCCCGACCGATCCGGGATTAATTGGCGGTTATGGTGAAGCACAACAAGCTATTATTTCAGTTGATGGCAATATGGCAACAATTGAACCTAATGAAGTCTATCAACAATTAATATTAAAAATCGATAGTAAATGGTGA
- a CDS encoding ArnT family glycosyltransferase, translated as MPLFSPKSKILLYLWVSIYAILWVFGSYCLDPTVPYDAVEAVNWGMNGEWGSPKNPWFVGVIMWPAIYLNLSYSFYWYFIHFFGIAIGMIGVWQLAYRLSHKIELAWFALLILNLSGIINFDIIPYNDNYILVTLWPWVLLFFLRAVYDHPKWWLAFALVSGLATMGKYSTLALIGTAFLLTLFVPKVRKSYQQPLFYLAIALWFALILPNLFWLIENDFSAFKWVDSQIEQGFNLHVVSSTLSVFYPLIIASIIVYLLGGKISWPKEQPNQLVNFILLLPLGVIFGWFLFHDGGRMTEWLQPFMMIAAPLLIGSISVQPKKSLRKTFFGLIIIGGLIFLGYCLVLNYNIRGAGQKMIGIKALTAEGQQRWRQKYGQPLKYVGGEDNLYQWFIIYASDRPHTIQPWDTSEAQPPNVYYRDITAETIKKHGALLLGRKGKDCSQENFTRMSKHWPQFTIEKEAIIYQSEPSADPQSMCLGFIAPEQNNH; from the coding sequence ATGCCTTTATTTAGCCCAAAATCAAAAATATTGCTTTACTTGTGGGTGTCGATTTATGCAATTTTATGGGTTTTTGGAAGTTATTGTTTAGATCCAACTGTACCTTACGATGCTGTTGAAGCGGTTAACTGGGGAATGAATGGCGAATGGGGTTCGCCAAAAAACCCTTGGTTTGTTGGTGTCATTATGTGGCCTGCCATCTATTTAAACCTCTCCTACAGTTTTTATTGGTATTTTATTCATTTTTTTGGTATCGCTATTGGTATGATAGGCGTATGGCAGTTGGCTTACCGCCTAAGCCACAAAATTGAATTAGCTTGGTTTGCATTATTGATACTCAATTTATCAGGCATCATTAATTTTGATATCATCCCTTATAATGATAACTATATTCTGGTCACGCTATGGCCCTGGGTGCTGCTCTTCTTCCTACGGGCTGTCTATGATCATCCAAAATGGTGGCTTGCCTTTGCACTCGTGTCTGGCTTAGCGACAATGGGTAAATATTCAACCTTGGCTCTGATTGGCACTGCTTTTTTATTAACCCTTTTCGTGCCTAAGGTGCGAAAAAGTTACCAACAGCCACTTTTTTATCTTGCAATTGCACTTTGGTTTGCTTTGATCTTACCTAATTTGTTTTGGTTAATAGAAAATGATTTTTCTGCTTTTAAATGGGTTGATTCACAGATCGAACAAGGCTTTAACCTTCATGTTGTTAGTTCCACATTATCAGTTTTCTATCCGTTAATTATTGCGTCCATTATTGTCTATCTATTAGGCGGTAAAATAAGCTGGCCCAAAGAGCAACCTAATCAATTAGTTAACTTTATTTTGTTACTTCCTTTAGGCGTAATTTTCGGTTGGTTTTTGTTTCATGATGGTGGGAGAATGACGGAATGGCTACAACCATTTATGATGATTGCGGCCCCATTGTTAATTGGTTCTATCTCCGTTCAACCGAAGAAATCATTACGAAAAACATTTTTTGGCTTGATTATTATTGGCGGCCTGATCTTTTTAGGTTACTGTCTGGTATTAAATTATAATATTCGTGGCGCTGGCCAGAAAATGATCGGCATTAAAGCACTCACAGCAGAAGGACAACAGCGCTGGCGGCAAAAATATGGCCAACCATTAAAATATGTTGGCGGCGAAGATAATCTTTATCAATGGTTTATTATCTATGCTTCTGATCGGCCGCACACTATCCAGCCTTGGGATACCAGTGAAGCACAGCCACCAAATGTTTATTATCGCGATATTACGGCAGAAACAATCAAAAAACATGGTGCTTTACTATTAGGGCGAAAAGGTAAAGATTGCAGCCAAGAAAATTTTACTCGGATGTCAAAACATTGGCCTCAATTTACTATTGAAAAAGAAGCCATTATTTACCAATCAGAACCAAGCGCTGATCCGCAATCAATGTGCCTAGGATTTATTGCACCAGAACAAAATAATCATTAA
- the waaA gene encoding lipid IV(A) 3-deoxy-D-manno-octulosonic acid transferase gives MLLRLYQILIYLIQPIIWLRLLWRSRKSPAYRKRWSERYGFCNGKVIPGGILLHSVSVGETLAAVPLVRALRHHYPTLPITVTTMTPTGSERVLSAFGDDVQHVYLPYDLAGSVRRFLNHADPKLTIIMETELWPNLILQLKQRKIPLIIANARLSERSAARYQKLGYFIQELLQKITLIAAQNQEDGERFIKLGLARKKLYVTGSLKFDISVTPELAVKAITLRRQWAPHRPVWIATSTHEGEESIILQAHTKLLKQFPDLLLILVPRHPERFAKAQELTQKAKLRYICRSENLVPNSNTQVIIGDTMGELMLLYGIADLAFVGGSLVEKGGHNPLEAAAHALPVLMGPYTYNFKDICTKLKQADGLITVNDSKSLILTVSHLLKDEDYRLYHGRQAAEVLHDNQGALQKLLKLLEPYLPPVTH, from the coding sequence ATGTTATTACGTCTATATCAAATACTTATTTACCTTATTCAACCCATTATTTGGTTACGTTTATTATGGCGTAGTCGCAAGTCCCCCGCTTATCGTAAACGTTGGAGTGAACGATATGGTTTTTGTAATGGTAAGGTAATTCCCGGCGGAATATTGTTACATTCTGTTTCTGTAGGAGAAACATTAGCGGCTGTTCCGTTAGTTAGAGCATTACGCCATCATTATCCAACACTACCTATTACCGTTACTACTATGACCCCAACAGGCTCAGAACGTGTTTTATCAGCATTTGGTGATGATGTTCAACATGTATATTTACCTTATGATTTAGCAGGCTCTGTACGCCGTTTTCTTAATCACGCCGATCCTAAATTAACCATTATTATGGAAACAGAACTTTGGCCAAATCTTATTCTGCAATTAAAACAACGTAAAATTCCATTAATTATTGCTAACGCCCGTCTGTCTGAACGTTCAGCAGCACGTTATCAAAAATTGGGTTATTTTATCCAAGAGCTATTGCAAAAAATTACTTTAATCGCAGCACAAAACCAAGAAGATGGCGAACGTTTTATTAAACTGGGTTTAGCAAGAAAGAAATTATATGTTACAGGTAGTCTAAAGTTTGATATTTCTGTCACCCCTGAATTGGCTGTAAAAGCCATAACATTACGTCGACAATGGGCTCCACATCGTCCAGTTTGGATTGCTACCAGTACTCATGAAGGAGAAGAGTCAATTATTTTACAGGCTCATACTAAACTATTAAAACAATTTCCTGATTTATTACTGATTCTTGTTCCTCGCCACCCAGAACGCTTTGCAAAGGCTCAAGAGTTAACCCAAAAAGCTAAATTACGCTATATTTGCCGTAGTGAAAATCTCGTTCCCAATAGCAATACTCAAGTTATTATTGGCGATACGATGGGTGAACTTATGTTACTCTATGGTATTGCTGATCTCGCCTTCGTCGGCGGTAGTTTAGTCGAAAAGGGCGGGCATAATCCCTTAGAAGCAGCCGCACATGCCTTGCCGGTTTTAATGGGGCCTTATACTTATAATTTCAAAGATATTTGTACCAAACTAAAACAAGCTGATGGACTTATTACGGTTAATGATAGTAAATCCTTAATTCTTACTGTTTCCCATTTGCTTAAGGATGAAGATTATCGTCTATACCATGGCCGTCAAGCAGCAGAAGTATTACATGACAATCAAGGGGCATTGCAAAAATTACTAAAACTACTGGAACCTTACCTGCCACCAGTAACCCATTAA
- the coaD gene encoding pantetheine-phosphate adenylyltransferase produces MKNKAIYPGTFDPITYGHLDIIERAALIFEQVILAIADSSRKNPMFTLDERILFAKEQTKHLANVEVTGFCELTVNFAQKHQANILIRGVRSITDFEYECQLANMNSHLMADLETIFLLPSPKLSFVSSSLIKDVVRHGGDVSSFLPAPIAKAMLQKIEQ; encoded by the coding sequence ATGAAAAACAAAGCAATTTACCCTGGTACTTTTGATCCTATCACTTACGGTCACTTGGATATAATAGAGCGTGCCGCCTTAATATTTGAACAGGTAATATTGGCTATCGCGGATAGTTCACGTAAAAATCCGATGTTTACCCTCGATGAGCGTATTTTGTTTGCTAAAGAACAGACAAAACATTTAGCTAATGTTGAAGTAACAGGGTTTTGTGAGCTGACGGTAAATTTTGCGCAAAAACACCAAGCTAATATTTTGATTAGAGGTGTGAGATCTATAACAGATTTTGAATATGAATGTCAGTTGGCAAATATGAATAGTCATCTTATGGCTGATCTGGAAACCATCTTTTTATTACCTTCTCCGAAGTTATCGTTTGTTTCTTCTTCTTTAATTAAAGATGTTGTCCGACATGGCGGTGATGTTTCATCTTTTTTACCAGCGCCAATAGCGAAAGCGATGTTGCAAAAAATTGAACAATAA